Genomic window (Syngnathus typhle isolate RoL2023-S1 ecotype Sweden linkage group LG19, RoL_Styp_1.0, whole genome shotgun sequence):
tcagtcattttagacacctgcaggcggagagttcactcgtcgctgtgcttacagcgatggtcgaatgaagtttgactcaggcctcgtcaggtgcttatttattgagagaaacagagtggggttgaaagtgggggtgtgggaacacacaggataaggtgaagacggtccccttctgatcaaagcatagcaggggaccttttacgacgttctgtaaacaaagcaactttgattgcttcctctgcagctagtcaataagttgaaaagatcttagcactttggtaaacaaattttgtctagacaggacaaactagttaaattattacaggttacattccaacataattatacgatgaagatattctgcaaaccctaacagcctccgtatgacgtccggtccgcgatggagattaaaaacaaacaatatttgacaataacacaccatcaaggattgcaccatcgcatcaaacgatgtgtcgtcaattatggattttttgactaagtgtgttgggacaggatggctgaatgcgatgcgcgattgacaacaaacaagaagaaaggtgatttcaagttttatttcgagggagatttgtcatgtctcgtccccagttttgctatgtgtctaggttgccatagtttctgttcgcgtcgcccctctcttcctgtgtcacctcaatcgatgtaacgtgttttgtatttaagtcctgtctgcccctcgctaaccgtcggatcattgcatgtgttactgtcatgatgtctgtttgctttctgttcctgtctttttgttccacgactttgtcggtcagtcctgttgttggttttgttttctaaaaaaataaaaaaataaaaattaaaaaaaaattaaaattaaaaattttttgtacccatgtataatgcgcaccccagattttaggacaataaattcgttaaattttgcgcactatacacggaaaaaaacggtaattatattatcaaaccatctgtgcactctaaatcattaaatccatggatcaaattcctcgtcctttgtcaacaacgccgcgcgtgcgccctgatgtcagcctcgtcgttattccacagatctagtatataactatattgtagcgttaacaaagtacaaggaaagacgtgggtttggtaaatggctctttatttaacaaaacaaacttccaggcgtgtggcggcgtggacttccagccacgtaggtggaagagagatccatagaataggacctgggcgtgcgtaaaagccatgaccgagccccatccaccgtccccggacagccacccggccgagcgccggcccccgaattctatccacggaggtgaaagagagctctgtagagtaggaccgggcgtgcgtaaaagccataattgttagggtttacagactatcttcatcgtatgattatgttggtatgtaacctgtaataagttacctagcttgtcctgtcttaacaaaagtagtagaacaaagtgctaagatctctTGAACTGATGGACTAGTAAAACTGGTGtgttttaccaaagtcaaattccttgtttggcacgctcaaacatggcgaattaaaacacttgaatcttgaatctagctgcagaggaagcaaccaGTGTTGCTTTgtctacacaacgtcgtaaaagaccccctgctatgctttgatcagcagggaaggggcttcaaccccatcctgttGTATCTTTCACCCCCACTCTCagccccactctgtttctctcaataaaatgctcctgcacgaggcctgacagatctcattcgaccatcgctgaacGCACAgcaacgaatggactctccacccgcaggtgtctaaaaggacttacttgtctcccgtttggttcttgcaaaataagttagcgtaatagtttgtcaaaccttctgtgtcagtccaaatccttaaatccttcaaactctttgtcctctgtgtcacttagaaacaaaaccgctaatgatgccgatagtacgtggggcccttcgtcatcttcgtcatcccgtgatcaatctttgtcctttttgtaaacaaccgccgcgccacaccGCGCCGcaccgcgccgctgacgtcacttgaaatccaaattacagtaatcccttgctacatcgcggttcgtttatcgtcgtttcacttttttttttgtatttctcgaagaattttgaaaaaattcacatataagtcacccctccacccaaactatgaaagaaaacgcgatttatagtccaaaatttACGGTATACAGGAATAGAACTTTACGTCGTTTGTTGTAATTgaactgattttaatatagaagctatcacaagaagagaagaggaagaaaaaagagaaagagaatagaaagagaaagaagagaagagTCCTGTCATCCAGCCACCCACGCTCAGCAAATACAGCCTCGCCTGTCCACCGCTCCAAGACTCCATCGATCCCCTTCCCTTTCACAATAAAGTCTGGTCGCTCTGCACATGACTGTACTGTCCGATCCTTACAGAAGCTGGTATaacacttaacagatttttgttagtggtgtgcctcgagattttttcTAATGAAAaagtgtgccgtgaatgaaaaaagtttgggaaacactgctttagGCGGGCCCAAAAGGGTAAAGAGAGAATTGCTGTGGCTTCCTCTCGACAACCCAAAAGGAGGCCAAGCAGGCTCACATACAAAACACTGTCAGGACTAAGTCCAGTGTACATGTTTCTTCTTATTAGCATGCTGAaaatacttctttttttttttgcagcccaGTTCGTGACTTGTGACACCAAGCTTCGAGATCAGTGTAAAGGAACTACGTGTAATAGGTAAGGATAAAACTATTTCTGCCCAAGTACATGCCGAGACATCTTCGTTTTTACCgccattaccccccccccccccccccccgcaaatAGATATGAATGCCCCGCAGGATGTTTAGATTCTACAGGGAAAGTTGTTGGGACAGTTTACTATGAAATGGTGAGTCCCCCATCCAGTTGTCCCATGATTTCAAGCTACTGGCTAACATTCGCGTCTTGTCATCTCATTTCTGCAGCAATCTAGCGTGTGCCGGGCCGGTCTACACGCTGGTGTCATCGATAATGacggaggatggatggatgtaacgAGACAGGGAAGAAAGGACTTTTTCATTAAGTCCAACAAGAATGGAGTCCAGTCACTCGGGTAAGACCTTCAATTCAAATTGTTAAAAAAGTCTTggtaacaaaaacaataaaaaaatacagaaagttAATGTAATGTTATGTTTCATTTTCTGGACAGGAAATACCAGAGTGCTAATTCTTTCATGGTATCCAGAGTAGCAGGTATGCTACTAGCTTACATGTTGCTAGCTAGCTATGCTCTCTACTACACTATTAGCTTACATGTTGCTAGCTTTGCTTTCTTATTGCTCAATTTTTGCCACGTTGCTTTGCAGTTAAAGCGATCACATGTGAAACCACAGTGGCACAACTGTGTCCTTACCAAAGGCCTTCAAAACATTGCCCACGGTATGATCCGCCATATCTTTTTGCCATTAATAAGCATGTCACAGGTTTTATATGTTCCCTTGCTAGGTTATACTGCCCAAGGAACTGTTTAGAGGTGAACCCGCAGATATCCAGAGTAATCGGTACCAGGATATACTCTGATGTGAGTTAAATTATCATGCACACCGGAGTATAAGAGAACCAAATCATTTGGGTGTCTTGTTCCCGTAGAAATCCAGTATTTGTCGTGCCGCTGTCCATGCCGGGGTGATCAGGAACAACGCGGGCGGATACATCGACGTCATGCTGGCGGACAAACGGAAACTCTATATCGCCTCTAACCAAAATGGCGTTGACTCGGAAAGGTATTTAAAGTTTATGTTGATTATGGCGGCGCCATATGGACAAAAGCGGTAGTGTTTAATTTATTCTAGGTTGTGTTTTAgcgcaggggtctcaaactccagtcctcgggggccgcattcctacatgttttccaagtttccctcgttaaacacacctgattcaaatgatcagttcatcctcacgttctgtaggagcctgataattgaatcaggtgtgtttgacgagggaaacttggaaaacatgaaggaatgcggcccccgaggactggagtttaaGACCCCTGTTTTAGCATAACAAAAAAATTGTAGTGCTAGCAAAGTCGTTAATGTAGTGAtttgaatttaattaaaaagGCTTGCTCGGAGATTGAAAGGTCGTTTGCATATCGGGGTGGAAACTAAACGCTCTCAGGTAAAGTGAGCACTTTCTTTCGCCCCGCTTCTCGCCTTTGTGAATTTAATCTTTTCAAGATACAGGCAGCTCATAACCTCTCGTATTGTTCCTATGGGAGAGCGATAAGCATGCCTTCTTGCTTAGGATAATTCATTTCTTGGCAATTACAGGAgaggtgaggaaaaaaaaagtgaagagaaGCACCTAGTTTATCAAAGGAGGGAAATGCGCTGCTTCCTACTATATGTCATCAGTGTCGTTATGTGGCGACGTAAAATGCCGGAAGCTGACTCTTCCCTTTGTCTCTTTTTCATCCAGTCTTCAGAATCCTCCCGGAGGGAAGGCGTTCCGGGTATTCGCCGTCATTTGAGCGACTGACTCCGCCCGCCATCAATAACATGCGACATGCCCAAATGGAGCTCACTCTAGCTTGTGAATAAGGTGCTAATCAAAGCCTGAAATGTTTTCTTGCCTTTGCTATACTGGCAGGGTATTAGAGGTTGTTGCCATGACAAACACTTGACACATACGTATATGAGGAGAATCTGTGTGCACACAGCAGCCACAGGATTTGGTCAGCTTTTGAGGGAAATTATTTTAAAGTGTAAAgatatgaatggatgaatggtttGCTCAATTTGtttcatgtttgttttattttttgtgccttTTTAACAACTATCTGTAGgttgagtttattttttatgaaaCAATTCACCaaatatataattaaataaaaatgtatgataTATAATTTTAGTGGCACATATCATTTTACTTGTCCGGCACATTTTTACtcgtgatttttaaaaaaagtttgtgCCAGATGTGTTAGTTTGTTAAAAATgtatgaggggaaaaaatgtaatcattttatttttatatggtCATGCTATTGATTTCTTCAGTATGGTGTATAAAGAATGCTGCtttatgttatatatatatcttaaaaAGCACTTGTCCTGCTGGCATAGGACAACCTTCAGACTGTTTTATTCAAAACCTAAACATATTTGACATTATTTTTGTCTGAATATTTTATCCCCGCCCATCCAAAAAGCTATTTTGCCGTCAAATCTGTAACACTGATTATGTAACACTTTGTCCTATGCAGTATATTGCCTACCTCaggttattgcaattttacaataaaatattacaactcttcattttgttgttatttattgAGCTTGATTATGAATATATTTTATGATTTTAGATTGTTTGTATATTGTTTGTATATTCTCCATTACAATTTGGAATGTAGATAAGTGGAATGTGACAAGTGGCTTGCAAATAAAGCCAAAAAATGTTAAGGCACATGACCTGGAAAAGCTTGGCGAGAACCTGACCCTAAGAACTCATTAGTGTGAAGGcaaagaccttcacactattgttattcctgtcctttattagtgtgaaggtgaagaccttcacactattgttattcctgtcctttattattgtgtgaaggtgaaggctttcacactattgttatttgaAAATTTTATTCCCTCCACCTTTTTGACGCTTAAAGGGCATGTAAAGACACTATGGGgtcccaaaatgtatttaataaaGATGGACTTGTATTTTGGGAAACTGTTGTtaatttttgaataaaattgcGACTTGAGGAGTAATCAATGATCGATTGTATGTGATTGTTGAAGTTCATCCCGGAAATTGCCGAAGTGACTGTGACGTAGATTATAGGAGGCAGAGCGTTGCCAAGTTATTTAGCCCATATAAGCATAATGGCGGATACAGAAGTGAAAGCgatgtcgtttttgttttgtgttggaataatttaagtaaagccttgtcctgccagacctggaggccttgtctttacattTTATGAagaacttcattccttttatcttactgtaggtttggttcatagattgttgttggtcagaactgtttttctttgttaagtgttatatacagtttgaagtaccgtaattttcggactataaatcgcaccggagtataagtcgcaccagccataaaatgcccaaaaaagtgaaaaaaaacatatatatgtatataagttgctcctgagtataagtcacccccccacccaaactatgaaaaaacccgcgacttatagtccgaaaattacggtagttgcatACAAGTCATCCcgtatttactcaatgtttgtttgaggaactgcataccagttacctcaCATTTACTTAATGTGTGttgaagtgtttaggacaagttactcattattattgtgtgttaatttaccaAGTAGATAAAGTAAGCAAAGGTTTAgctgcattgttccacaggaaagcggcaattcaagttatctgatcacactctaGGACGAGTGAGCCAACCATGGGAGGAAgacagctggttgaggaaagaggacaaattctgcgggggtcacgggccgacaatgaagtgctaattcacaccacactacattccttagctaatcagcgttgctacagacacaag
Coding sequences:
- the LOC133143907 gene encoding cysteine-rich secretory protein LCCL domain-containing 1-like isoform X3, translated to MGHRAGAYGGGVGRDVSVGAWSRRLAATDWTESGRPLGEECNPYCPFRCSGPVCTHYTQLVWATSSRIGCAVNLCHNMSVWGQIWAKAVYLVCNYSPKGNWWGHAPYKHGAPCSACPPSYGGGCKDNLCYKGHDSHFPPEETEENNFIEPEATESIRSRVSKPETAGVPAPATKPPTVNPLKNEVANTQQMSQFVTCDTKLRDQCKGTTCNRYECPAGCLDSTGKVVGTVYYEMQSSVCRAGLHAGVIDNDGGWMDVTRQGRKDFFIKSNKNGVQSLGKYQSANSFMVSRVAVKAITCETTVAQLCPYQRPSKHCPRLYCPRNCLEVNPQISRVIGTRIYSDKSSICRAAVHAGVIRNNAGGYIDVMLADKRKLYIASNQNGVDSESLQNPPGGKAFRVFAVI